The sequence below is a genomic window from Sneathiella marina.
GGTCTTACTGTCCTTTGGCAAAAAAGAGCCGAGCATGGCTTCAACAGAAAATGTGCCACTTCCCTGCATGGGAACGCATTCAAATTCTCCATTTTTATCGTTTGCAATTTCAAGAAGATGCCGACACATCTGCGCAGTCATTGATCGAAAATCACTGTCCCAGGACCCCCAGTCTTTTAGCATGGCCCTTTTCACCTCAGCAGAAGTCGTCAAGGGCCCAGGTGTTAGCAAATAGGGTTCACCCAATTCAGGCGTCGGAAAAGGTGTAGGCGTTATGTCGGTTTGCTCAGTCATTTTATGCAATTCCCTTGATATACTGTCGGAGGGTGCCAAACTTGATGAGGAATTTAGGCTTAAGAAAACTATTTGTGAAATCGTTATTTTAGATTATGGTATCGATTGTAGTTATGAAACAGGATTACTAGTCCAATGCGCTATGTTCAACTTCGAGCATTTCACCATGTTGCAATCCATGGCGGGTTTTCACGCGCCGCTGATGCTCTTTGTTTAACGCAACCGGCAATTTCCGATCAGGTTCGAAAATTGGAAGAAGAATATGACGTTTTGTTATTCGACCGCCGGAAAAAACAAATCACCGTTACTGATTTCGGTCGAAAGCTATTAGAAATTACACATCGAATGTTTGAAATCGAGCATCAGGCAAGCGAACTTCTTTCCGAATCTCGCATTCTTGGAGCTGGTACACTTCGTGTAATGGCCGATTCAGCCCACCATCTCCACCCTATATTGGGGCCGTTTCGCGCAAAATACCCCGGCGTCTTCATTTCGGTCAAAACCGGAAACTCCGAAGAAATCGTCTCGAAACTTTTTAGTTATGAAGCCGATGTCGGAATTCTTGGTGAAGTCCCAACCAACAGGGAATTCAATATCGTGAAACTGTCTTCAACTCCGATTATTGCCTTCGCGGCCAAAGGTCATGCACTGGACGGCGCTGCCTCTGTATCGATTAAGCAACTGGCGGAACAGCCTTTAGTGCTTCGCGAACAAGGCTCGAAAACTCGTTCAAAATTCGAAGAGATTGGTGCAGATGCGGGTATCGAACTTAAAGCATCCATTGAGGCAGAAGGACGTGAAGCAATCCGGGAAATTGTTGCCAGCGGTGCAGGTATAGGTATCGTCGCCGAAGCAGAATTCGGCTACGACGAGCGACTTTTCAAAATTCCTATATCCGGCTGTAAACCCTTGATGGAGGAAGCCTTGATTTGCCTCCGGGATCGAAGTAATAGCAAGCTGGTCAGTGCATTTATGAAAATGGCAAGTGA
It includes:
- a CDS encoding LysR substrate-binding domain-containing protein, with protein sequence MRYVQLRAFHHVAIHGGFSRAADALCLTQPAISDQVRKLEEEYDVLLFDRRKKQITVTDFGRKLLEITHRMFEIEHQASELLSESRILGAGTLRVMADSAHHLHPILGPFRAKYPGVFISVKTGNSEEIVSKLFSYEADVGILGEVPTNREFNIVKLSSTPIIAFAAKGHALDGAASVSIKQLAEQPLVLREQGSKTRSKFEEIGADAGIELKASIEAEGREAIREIVASGAGIGIVAEAEFGYDERLFKIPISGCKPLMEEALICLRDRSNSKLVSAFMKMASELTHLP